In the Populus trichocarpa isolate Nisqually-1 chromosome 1, P.trichocarpa_v4.1, whole genome shotgun sequence genome, one interval contains:
- the LOC18094223 gene encoding LOW QUALITY PROTEIN: ras-related protein RABH1b (The sequence of the model RefSeq protein was modified relative to this genomic sequence to represent the inferred CDS: substituted 1 base at 1 genomic stop codon) — protein sequence MAPVSALAKYKLVFLEDQSVSKTSIITRFMYDKFDNTYXATIGMDFLSKTMYLEDRTIHLQLWDTAGQERFKSLIPSYIRDSSVAVIVFDVASRQSFLNTSKWIEEVRTERGSDVIIVLVGNKTNLVEKR from the exons atggcaCCAGTCTCAGCTCTTGCAAAGTACAAGCTGGTCTTCTTGGAAGACCAATCAGTCAGTAAAACTAGCATCATCACTCGCTTCATGTATGATAAATTCGATAACACCTACTAG GCTACCATTGGCATGGATTTTCTATCAAAaaccatgtatcttgaagacagaactattcatttgcaGTTGTG GGATACAGCTGGACAGGAAAGATTCAAAAGCCTCATTCCAAGTTACATTAGAGATTCCTCAGTTGCTGTCATTGTATTTGATGTTGCAA GTCGGCAATCTTTCCTGAACACTTCAAAATGGATTGAAGAGGTTCGCACTGAGAGGGGCAGCGATGTCATCATTGTCCTTGTTGGGAACAAAACCAACCTTGTGGAAAAGAGGTGA
- the LOC18094224 gene encoding CAX-interacting protein 4 gives MPATAGRVRMPANNRVHSSAALQTHGIWQSAIGYDPYAPNKDDSKKSSQEKSSTAEPEGENAYASFQGLLALARITSSNADEARGACKRCGRVGHLAFQCRNFVSVKDGDKEKDAEAVQAAVLSGLEKIKGNGKRVVQGEESEDDEDESETSDSEEDSEIERIIAERYGKKKSSTLGKSSRKKEDSDDDGSDSGRKKRGRSKKRRIKKRVSSDSEDGDEDRRKRRKEKRRKKNESSDEEDDRQRRKRKSRKEKRRRRSHRHSDDSDSDEHEHSGRRHKQKSRKTSSLSDPDASGSDDPRVGRDTKRSEKKIRKRHHEDDE, from the coding sequence ATGCCGGCGACAGCAGGAAGAGTTCGCATGCCGGCGAACAACAGGGTGCACAGTAGTGCAGCCCTGCAGACTCACGGTATATGGCAGAGTGCAATTGGGTATGACCCCTATGCACCTAACAAGGATGACTCCAAAAAATCATCCCAGGAGAAGTCCTCCACCGCTGAGCCTGAAGGTGAGAATGCTTATGCCAGCTTTCAGGGTCTCCTGGCGCTTGCCCGTATTACCTCATCCAATGCTGATGAGGCTCGTGGTGCTTGTAAAAGATGTGGTCGTGTAGGCCACCTTGCCTTTCAATGTAGGAATTTTGTGAGTGTCAAGGATGGTGATAAAGAGAAGGATGCGGAAGCAGTTCAGGCTGCGGTTTTGTCTGGGTTGGAGAAGATAAAAGGGAATGGGAAACGAGTCGTTCAGGGTGAGGAGAGCGAGGATGATGAGGATGAGAGTGAGACTTCGGATTCTGAGGAGGATTCGGAGATTGAGAGGATTATTGCTGAAAGGTATGGTAAGAAGAAGAGTAGTACTCTGGGGAAGTCATCTAGGAAGAAGGAGGACTCTGATGACGATGGTTCAGATTCTGggaggaagaagagaggaagGTCGAAGAAAAGGAGGATTAAGAAGAGGGTAAGTAGCGATTCAGAGGATGGGGATGAGGataggaggaagaggaggaaggagaaaaggaggaagaagaacgAGTCATCAGATGAAGAGGATGATCGGCAACGCCGTAAGAGGAAGAGTAGGAAGGAaaagaggagaaggagaagtCATCGGCATTCTGATGATTCTGACTCAGATGAGCATGAGCATTCTGGTCGAAGGCACAAGCAGAAGAGCAGGAAGACATCATCTTTGTCTGATCCTGATGCCTCTGGCTCTGATGATCCTCGGGTGGGAAGAGATACAAAGCGTTCTGAGAAGAAGATCAGGAAACGCCATCATGAAGATGATGAGTGA
- the LOC18094225 gene encoding regulator of nonsense transcripts 1 homolog: MDAQDNSLYETASQPDTATDAYTFLEFNTQGESDFDYPEFRSPVTWPTPSDSLAATSSSVDPTSSDHRAAASNSDHHSDSPAASKSAARGGANSGTQGVVEGLVASMGGLNFEETGDDDGYDFGKGDFTEHACRYCGVSNPACVVRCNVPSCRKWFCNSRGNTSGSHIVNHLVRAKHKEVCLHKDSPLGETILECYNCGCRNVFLLGFISAKTESVVVLLCREPCLNVNALKDMNWDLSQWCPLIDDRCFLQWLVKIPSEQEQLRARQISAQQINKVEELWKTNPDATLEDLEKPGVDDEPQPVALKYEDAYQYQNVFAPLIKLEADYDKMMKESQSKDNVTIRWDIGLNKKRVAYFVFPKEDNELRLVPGDELRLRYSGDAAHPAWQSVGHVIKLTAQEEVALELRASQGVPVDMNHGFSVDFVWKSTSFDRMQGAMKTFAVDETSVSGYIYHHLLGHEVENQTVRSALPRRFGAPGLPELNASQVLAVKNVLQKPISLIQGPPGTGKTVTSAAIVYHMAKQGQGQVLVCAPSNVAVDQLAEKISATGLKVVRLCAKSREAVSSPVEHLTLHYQVRHLDTSEKSELHKLQQLKDEQGELSSSDEKKYKALKRATEREISQSADVICCTCVGAGDPRLANFRFRQVLIDESTQATEPECLIPLVLGAKQVVFVGDHCQLGPVIMCKKAARAGLAQSLFERLVLLGVKPIRLQVQYRMHPSLSEFPSNSFYEGTLQNGVTVNERQSSGIDFPWPVPNRPMFFYVQMGQEEISASGTSYLNRTEAANVEKIVTTFLRSGVVPSQIGVITPYEGQRAYIVNYMSRNGALRQQLYKEIEVASVDSFQGREKDYIILSCVRSNEHQGIGFLNDPRRLNVALTRARYGIVILGNPKVLSKQPLWNSLLTHYKEHECLVEGPLNNLKQSMVQFQKPKKIYNDRRLFFGGGPGIIPNDNFGSVASASPNADRRNSRARGSYMPPAPPNGTHKPGAHPAGFPMPRVPIPPFHGDPPSQPYAIPTRGAVHGPIGAVPQVPQPGIRGFGAGRGNAGAPIGSHLPHQQGTQQGIGNIGSFNFSSLENPNSQPSVGSALSQPGYNNIPVQGSSQTFRDGFSMGGMSQEFLGDDFKSQGSHVPYNVADFSTQASQSGYAVDYVTQGAQGGFPGNFLNQNSQAGFSRFGSGNDFMSQDYMAHGSQGLFTQVGFNDPSQDDASQSHFGIANPNQLQSQGLMNSLYSQPFAHYNTQPVNLQAPQQQSQQGQGTQNQKIHYNG, from the exons ATGGATGCCCAAGACAACAGCCTATACGAAACGGCGTCGCAGCCAGACACAGCAACAGACGCCTACACCTTCCTTGAATTCAACACACAAGGCGAATCCGATTTTGACTACCCCGAATTCCGCTCTCCGGTGACCTGGCCCACTCCTTCCGACTCACTTGCCGCCACATCCTCCTCCGTAGACCCTACCTCATCCGACCACCGTGCCGCCGCTTCCAATTCCGATCACCACTCTGATTCACCTGCTGCGTCAAAATCTGCTGCGCGTGGAGGAGCGAATAGTGGGACCCAGGGGGTGGTGGAGGGGTTAGTGGCGAGTATGGGAGGGTTGAATTTTGAAGAGACGGGAGATGATGATGGGTATGATTTTGGGAAAGGGGATTTTACGGAGCACGCGTGTAGGTACTGTGGGGTTTCGAATCCTGCGTGTGTAGTGAGGTGTAATGTGCCGTCCTGTAGAAAGTGGTTTTGTAATTCGAGAGGGAATACCTCTGGTTCGCATATTGTTAATCATCTG GTTCGAGCAAAGCATAAAGAGGTCTGTCTCCATAAAGACAGCCCTCTGGGAGAAACAATACTTGAGTGCTACAACTGTGGTTGCCGAAATGTGTTTCTTCTTGGGTTTATATCAGCCAAGACAGAAAGTGTTGTTGTCCTCCTCTGTAGGGAACCTTGCTTGAATGTTAATGCACTGAAGGACATGAACTGGGACCTGAGCCAGTGGTGCCCCCTAATTGATGATAGGTGTTTTCTACAGTGGCTTGTGAAG ATCCCATCCGAACAGGAGCAGTTGAGGGCACGCCAAATTAGTgctcaacaaataaataaagtagaAGAACTTTGGAAAACAAATCCTGATGCCACCCTTGAAGATCTTGAGAAGCCTGGTGTTGATGATGAACCTCAGCCTGTAGCATTGAAGTATGAAGATGCATATCAG TATCAAAATGTATTTGCTCCACTTATTAAGCTTGAAGCTGACTATGATAAA ATGATGAAAGAGTCTCAAAGCAAGGATAATGTCACTATTCGATGGGATATTGGCCTGAACAAGAAGCGTGTTGCATATTTTGTATTTCCAAAG GAGGACAATGAGTTGCGCCTTGTACCTGGTGATGAGTTGCGACTGCGCTATTCTGGAGATGCAGCTCATCCAGCATGGCAATCAGTTGGGCACGTG ATCAAGCTAACTGCACAAGAGGAGGTTGCACTCGAGCTTCGTGCTAGTCAG GGAGTTCCTGTTGATATGAACCATGGTTTTAGTGTTGATTTTGTTTGGAAGAGTACAAGCTTTGACCGAATGCAGGGAGCAATGAAAACTTTTGCAGTGGATGAAACCAGTGTCAGTGG GTATATATACCATCACTTGTTGGGCCATGAGGTTGAGAATCAAACAGTTCGCAGTGCATTGCCTCGCCGTTTTGGTGCACCTGGTCTCCCAGAGCTGAATGCATCACAA GTTCTTGCTGTGAAGAATGTCCTCCAGAAGCCTATAAGTTTGATTCAAGGTCCACCTGGAACAGGAAAAACTGTCACTTCTGCCGCCATTGTATATCATATGGCTAAACAGGGACAAGGACAG GTTTTGGTGTGTGCCCCAAGTAATGTAGCTGTAGATCAGCTAGCTGAGAAGATAAGTGCCACCGGCTTAAAG GTTGTTAGGCTATGTGCAAAATCAAGGGAAGCTGTTAGTTCTCCTGTTGAGCATCTCACCCTTCACTATCAG GTTAGACATCTAGACACTTCAGAGAAAAGTGAACTTCACAAGTTGCAACAGTTGAAAGATGAGCAAG GAGAACTGTCCAGTAGTgatgagaaaaaatacaaagctctGAAACGAGCAACAGAAAGGGAAATTTCTCAAAGTGCTGATGTCATCTGTTGCACTTGTGTTGGTGCTGGAGATCCTCGGTTGGCAAATTTTAGGTTTCGCCAG GTACTTATTGATGAGTCAACTCAGGCGACTGAACCAGAGTGTCTCATTCCTTTGGTACTTGGGGCGAAGCAG GTCGTTTTTGTTGGTGACCATTGCCAGCTTGGTCCTGTCATTATGTGCAAGAAAGCTGCTCGTGCTGGGTTAGCCCAGTCTCTCTTTGAGCGCCTTGTTTTACTTGGTGTGAAACCAATTAGATTGCAG GTTCAATATCGCATGCACCCATCTCTTTCTGAATTTCCATCCAACAGCTTTTATGAAGGCACTCTGCAAAATGGTGTGACTGTCAATGAGAGACAGTCATCGGGCATTGATTTCCCTTGGCCTGTGCCAAATCGTCCAATGTTCTTTTATGTCCAG ATGGGACAAGAAGAGATAAGTGCCAGTGGGACATCCTATCTAAATCGTACCGAGGctgcaaatgttgaaaaaattGTAACTACGTTTTTGAGGAGCGGTGTAGTCCCTAGCCAG ATTGGAGTGATAACACCTTATGAGGGACAGAGAGCATATATTGTGAATTATATGTCAAGAAATGGTGCCCTCAGACAGCAACTATACAAGGAAATTGAG GTTGCAAGTGTTGATTCATTTCAAGGAAGGGAAAAGGACTACATTATTTTGTCTTGTGTCAGGAGCAACGAACATCAG GGCATTGGATTTCTTAATGATCCTCGGAGATTGAATGTAGCTCTAACCCGTGCTCGATATGGTATTGTCATCTTGGGAAACCCTAAAGTTCTAAGCAAGCAGCCTTTGTGGAATAGCTTATTAACTCACTACAAG GAACATGAGTGCTTGGTTGAAGGACCTTTGAATAACTTGAAGCAGAGTATGGTTCAATTTCAAAAGCCCAAAAAG ATTTATAATGATAGGAGGCTTTTCTTTGGTGGTGGACCTGGAATTATCCCTAATGATAATTTTGGGTCTGTTGCCTCAGCTAGCCCAAATGCTGATAGAAGAAACTCCCGTGCCAGGG GATCTTATATGCCACCTGCCCCACCCAATGGTACCCACAAGCCTGGTGCTCATCCTGCTGGGTTTCCAATGCCTCGGGTCCCCATTCCACCATTTCATGGTGATCCACCTTCTCAACCATATGCTATTCCAACTCGTGGAGCTGTGCATGGGCCAATTGGAGCTGTTCCTCAAGTCCCTCAGCCAGGAATTCGAGGTTTTGGTGCTGGGCGCGGCAATGCTGGTGCACCTATTGGAAGTCATCTCCCACACCAGCAAGGCACTCAGCAAGGCATTGGGAACATTGgatctttcaatttttcttccctGGAGAATCCAAATAGCCAGCCATCTGTGGGTAGTGCATTATCTCAGCCTGGATATAATAAT ATTCCAGTTCAGGGATCGAGCCAAACATTTCGTGATGGATTTTCCATGGGGGGTATGTCCCAG GAGTTCTTGGGTGATGATTTCAAAAGCCAGGGATCGCATGTTCCTTACAATGTTGCTGATTTCTCCACTCAG GCATCTCAAAGTGGATATGCTGTGGATTATGTTACACAAGGAGCCCAAGGTGGGTTTCCAGGCAACTTCTTGAATCAGAATTCTCAAGCTGGATTTTCTCGTTTTGGTTCTGGAAATGATTTCATGTCTCAG GATTACATGGCTCATGGATCACAAGGGCTATTCACTCAGGTTGGCTTTAATGATCCCTCACAAGATGATGCATCGCAAAGCCACTTTGGCATAGCCAATCCGAACCAACTTCAATCTCAG